From a region of the Coffea arabica cultivar ET-39 chromosome 3e, Coffea Arabica ET-39 HiFi, whole genome shotgun sequence genome:
- the LOC113736575 gene encoding probable serine/threonine-protein kinase PBL21 isoform X1 codes for MATSIAAIVGGVGGILAFLVVISLIFWFCISHCQKPSNKNSETGSSDPSAVGNIVELKRGGASSSTSPPLAGPQEARQFRLEELEQATRNFDEGNLIGCGSLGLVYKGLLCDGTVVAVKRLTGAPRREFVEEVIGLSRIHHRNLVTLLGYFQDGSYQMLIFEYLPNGSICNHLYDTGKEGMPKLEFRQRLAIALGAAKGLCYLHGQIPPLVHGNFKTANVLVDENFTAKVADAGLSILLGKFEYAGPSSTSANAFRDPEMVKMGRFFETSDVYSFGVFLLELITGMDASHMGAFGSSESVVTWVERHLDSNNMVDHRLVGSFTEEGMRDLIRLMLRCMSFPGRLRPTMEMVAIELDQILEKEIMLTTVAGEGTIVTLGSQLFTN; via the exons ATGGCAACTTCAATTGCAGCCATAGTTGGAGGTGTTGGAGGAATTCTAGCATTCTTGGTGGTAATCAGCTTGATTTTTTGGTTCTGCATTTCACATTGTCAAAAGCCGTCAAATAAGAACTCAGAGACGGGTTCTTCAGATCCATCTGCAGTAG GCAATATAGTGGAGTTGAAAAGAGGTGGAGCCAGTTCGTCCACATCGCCACCCCTAGCGGGACCACAGGAAGCAAGGCAATTCAGATTGGAAGAATTGGAACAAGCTACCAGAAATTTTGATGAGGGCAATCTCATTGGATGTGGAAGCCTTGGTCTGGTCTATAAAGGATTGCTTTGTGATGGTACTGTTGTGGCTGTCAAGAGGCTGACTGGTGCTCCTAGACGAGAATTTGTTGAAGAG GTGATTGGCTTATCAAGAATTCATCACAGGAACCTTGTTACACTTCTTGGCTACTTCCAGGATGGTAGCTACCAAATgctaatttttgaatatttaccAAATGGCAGCATCTGTAACCATTTATATG ACACTGGAAAAGAAGGAATGCCAAAACTGGAATTTAGGCAAAGGCTGGCTATAGCTCTTGGAGCAGCAAAAG GTTTATGCTATTTGCATGGCCAAATCCCTCCCTTAGTGCATGGAAACTTCAAGACAGCCAATGTCTTGGTTGATGAGAACTTCACTGCTAAAGTTGCAGATGCAGGGCTCTCAATATTACTGGGGAAATTTGAATATGCAGGTCCATCTTCCACAAGTGCCAATGCTTTCAGAGATCCAGA GATGGTCAAAATGGGTAGATTTTTTGAAACAAGTGATGTGTACAGCTTTGGCGTATTTCTATTGGAGCTCATAACTGGAATGGATGCTTCTCATATGGGCGCCTTCGGATCCAGTGAAAGCGTAGTGACATGG GTTGAAAGGCATCTGGATTCAAACAACATGGTTGATCATCGGCTAGTTGGGAGCTTTACAGAGGAGGGCATGAGGGATTTGATCAGACTGATGTTGCGATGCATGAGCTTTCCGGGAAGATTGAGGCCAACTATGGAGATGGTAGCCATAGAGCTTGATCAGATACTGGAGAAAGAGATCATGCTTACAACAGTAGCAGGTGAAGGTACAATAGTCACTCTGGGAAGCCAACTATTCACAAATTAA
- the LOC113736575 gene encoding probable serine/threonine-protein kinase PBL21 isoform X2: MATSIAAIVGGVGGILAFLVVISLIFWFCISHCQKPSNKNSETGSSDPSAVVELKRGGASSSTSPPLAGPQEARQFRLEELEQATRNFDEGNLIGCGSLGLVYKGLLCDGTVVAVKRLTGAPRREFVEEVIGLSRIHHRNLVTLLGYFQDGSYQMLIFEYLPNGSICNHLYDTGKEGMPKLEFRQRLAIALGAAKGLCYLHGQIPPLVHGNFKTANVLVDENFTAKVADAGLSILLGKFEYAGPSSTSANAFRDPEMVKMGRFFETSDVYSFGVFLLELITGMDASHMGAFGSSESVVTWVERHLDSNNMVDHRLVGSFTEEGMRDLIRLMLRCMSFPGRLRPTMEMVAIELDQILEKEIMLTTVAGEGTIVTLGSQLFTN, translated from the exons ATGGCAACTTCAATTGCAGCCATAGTTGGAGGTGTTGGAGGAATTCTAGCATTCTTGGTGGTAATCAGCTTGATTTTTTGGTTCTGCATTTCACATTGTCAAAAGCCGTCAAATAAGAACTCAGAGACGGGTTCTTCAGATCCATCTGCAGTAG TGGAGTTGAAAAGAGGTGGAGCCAGTTCGTCCACATCGCCACCCCTAGCGGGACCACAGGAAGCAAGGCAATTCAGATTGGAAGAATTGGAACAAGCTACCAGAAATTTTGATGAGGGCAATCTCATTGGATGTGGAAGCCTTGGTCTGGTCTATAAAGGATTGCTTTGTGATGGTACTGTTGTGGCTGTCAAGAGGCTGACTGGTGCTCCTAGACGAGAATTTGTTGAAGAG GTGATTGGCTTATCAAGAATTCATCACAGGAACCTTGTTACACTTCTTGGCTACTTCCAGGATGGTAGCTACCAAATgctaatttttgaatatttaccAAATGGCAGCATCTGTAACCATTTATATG ACACTGGAAAAGAAGGAATGCCAAAACTGGAATTTAGGCAAAGGCTGGCTATAGCTCTTGGAGCAGCAAAAG GTTTATGCTATTTGCATGGCCAAATCCCTCCCTTAGTGCATGGAAACTTCAAGACAGCCAATGTCTTGGTTGATGAGAACTTCACTGCTAAAGTTGCAGATGCAGGGCTCTCAATATTACTGGGGAAATTTGAATATGCAGGTCCATCTTCCACAAGTGCCAATGCTTTCAGAGATCCAGA GATGGTCAAAATGGGTAGATTTTTTGAAACAAGTGATGTGTACAGCTTTGGCGTATTTCTATTGGAGCTCATAACTGGAATGGATGCTTCTCATATGGGCGCCTTCGGATCCAGTGAAAGCGTAGTGACATGG GTTGAAAGGCATCTGGATTCAAACAACATGGTTGATCATCGGCTAGTTGGGAGCTTTACAGAGGAGGGCATGAGGGATTTGATCAGACTGATGTTGCGATGCATGAGCTTTCCGGGAAGATTGAGGCCAACTATGGAGATGGTAGCCATAGAGCTTGATCAGATACTGGAGAAAGAGATCATGCTTACAACAGTAGCAGGTGAAGGTACAATAGTCACTCTGGGAAGCCAACTATTCACAAATTAA
- the LOC140038814 gene encoding probable serine/threonine-protein phosphatase 2A regulatory subunit B'' subunit TON2, whose product MYCGSIDGEGHDAAASGGPARKIPPASSMLWVRNLRRYVGSDSGLGSEAVMELETKRILLDIFKEKQQKSAEAGTIPSFYKKKPEEGSISHRVERLAKYRFLKKQSDNLLNADDLDAMWVCLRENCVIDDATGAEKMNYEDFCHIASVCTEQIGSKCRRFFSPSNFMKFEKDESGRIAILPFYLYVMRTVSLTQARIDMSELDEDSDGFLQPHEMEAYIRGLIPNLAQLRDMPAAFVQMYCRIAAHKFFFFCDPNRRGKACIKKVLLSNCLQELMELHQESEEEVTDTEQAENWFSLTSAQRICDMFLALDKDMNGTLSKQELREYADGTLTDIFIERVFDEHVRRGKTGGGNSREMDFESFLDFVLALENKDTPEGLTYLFRCLDLHGKGCLTTADIHTLFRDVHQKWIEGGNYELCIEDVRDEIWDMVKPADPLRITLADLLACKQGGTVASMLIDVRGFWAHDNRENLLQEEEEPEEEG is encoded by the exons ATGTACTGCGGGTCAATCGATGGAGAAGGCCACGACGCCGCCGCCTCCGGTGGGCCTGCTAGGAAGATCCCACCAGCCTCGTCCATGCTATGGGTCCGTAACCTCCGCCGCTACGTCGGATCCGACTCTGGGCTAGGCTCCGAAGCCGTCATGG AGCTTGAAACAAAGAGAATTTTGCTGGATATTTTTAAGGAGAAGCAACAAAAGAGTGCTGAAGCTGGGACAATTCCAAGCTTCTATAAGAAG AAACCTGAAGAAGGATCTATCAGTCATAGGGTGGAGCGCCTAGCAAAATATCGATTTCTGAAg AAACAATCTGATAATTTGCTAAATGCTGATGATCTGGATGCAATGTGGGTTTGTCTACGTGAGAATTGTGTGATCGATGATGCAACTGGAGCTGAAAAG ATGAATTATGAAGACTTTTGCCACATTGCTTCTGTATGTACAGAACAAATAGGCTCCAAGTGTCGGCGATTTTTCAGTCCTTCAAATTTCATGAAGTTTGAGAAGGATGAATCTGGGAGAATTGCTATTCTGCCTTTTTACCTTTATGTGATGCGCACA GTATCACTTACTCAGGCCAGGATTGATATGAGTGAGCTTGATGAGGATTCTGATGGCTTCCTTCAACCTCAT GAAATGGAAGCCTATATACGAGGTCTTATTCCAAATTTGGCACAGCTCCGGGACATGCCTGCTGCTTTTGTTCAAATGTACTGCCGTATAGCTGCACacaagtttttcttcttctgtgACCCCAATAGACGAG GAAAGGCATGCATAAAGAAGGTGCTTCTTAGTAACTGTCTCCAGGAGCTAATGGAACTACACCAG GAAAGCGAGGAAGAAGTTACTGATACTGAACAAGCCGAAAATTGGTTCTCATTGACTTCTGCTCAGCGCATTTGTG ATATGTTCCTTGCACTTGACAAGGACATGAATGGAACCTTAAGCAAACAAGAGCTTCGAGAATATGCGGATGGTACATTAACAGATATTTTCATCGAGAGAG TTTTTGATGAGCATGTCCGACGAGGGAAGACTGGAGGTGGTAATTCCCGGGAGAtggattttgagagttttcttgattttgttctGGCACTAGAGAACAAAGACACTCCAGAAGGACTAACGTATTTGTTTCGGTGTCTTGACCTTCATGGGAAGGGGTGTCTCACAACAGCTGATATTCACACATTATTCAG GGATGTACATCAGAAATGGATTGAGGGAGGGAATTATGAGTTGTGCATTGAGGATGTGAGGGATGAAATTTGGGATATGGTGAAGCCAGCGGACCCCTTGAGGATAACATTGGCTGATCTACTGGCTTGCAAACAGGGTGGGACTGTTGCGAGCATGCTTATAGATGTGCGTGGTTTCTGGGCTCATGACAACAGAGAGAATCTTCTTCAGGAAGAGGAAGAACCAGAAGAAGAAGGGTAA
- the LOC140038815 gene encoding uncharacterized protein produces the protein MDSPSPSRIGKSYKHQPRTLTPRSLEKSIAGKSCSICLSAMEHRRAAVVIPCTHSYCVGCIRKWSNFKRKCPLCNADFDSWYCNFSPSSQAFQKEKLSAPTDEKGFILQEIYARRRRRLLERQRLIRRSREEFNALSLRTRPLPGLRSFGQRRDEHPDVISERVLRWRASIYRQQLQAVPFSSKNCLTAQLMGSYDAKRVLLQRIEPWIRRELHAILEDPDPSVIVHVVTSLFISTYQQEQHCSLGQLGVHNDFLAPLRPFLHERTEMFWHELRCFAESSFCMDAYDCIVKYKRLVE, from the exons ATGGATTCACCGTCCCCTTCACGCATAGGCAAATCCTATAAGCATCAGCCCAGAACTTTGACCCCAAGATCATTAGAGAAATCGATCGCCGGAAAATCTTGCTCCATATGCCTCTCCGCCATGGAGCACCGCCGAGCAGCGGTGGTGATACCCTGCACGCACTCCTACTGCGTCGGCTGCATCCGCAAATGGAGTAATTTCAAGCGCAAGTGCCCTCTTTGCAACGCCGACTTCGATTCCTGGTACTGTAACTTCAGTCCCTCTTCTCAAGCATTCCAGAAAGAAAAATTGTCAGCTCCAACGGACGAAAAAGGCTTCATTCTGCAGGAAATTTACGCCAGACGACGACGTCGTTTACTTGAACGCCAAAG ATTAATTAGAAGATCCAGAGAAGAGTTTAATGCTTTAAGCTTGAGAACAAGGCCATTACCAGGGCTGCGATCATTTGGGCAACGACGTGATGAGCATCCTGATGTCATTTCTGAAAGAGTTCTCCGGTGGCGTGCCAG CATATACAGACAGCAGTTGCAAGCTGTTCCATTTTCTTCCAAGAATTGTCTCACGGCG CAATTAATGGGAAGCTATGATGCGAAAAGAGTATTACTACAGAGAATAGAACCCTGGATAAGGAGGGAGCTGCATGCTATTCTTGAAGATCCGGATCCTTCTGTGATTGTCCATGTTGTAACCTCACTTTTTATTTCTACATATCAACAAGAGCAACATTGTTCTTTGGGACAACTTGGAGTTCATAATGATTTTCTTGCACCTCTGCGACCTTTCCTGCATGAAAGAACAGAGATGTTTTGGCATGAACTCAG ATGCTTTGCAGAAAGCTCATTCTGTATGGATGCTTATGATTGTATAGTGAAGTACAAAAGGTTGGTTGAATAA